The genomic interval GTTGTGCTGGCAGCCCAggagcccctgctctgctccctgcagctgcctggaTGCCACTTGCCAAGCAGAGATTTCCTCCTTGTGcaccagcatttttttttttaatcgctacaaatacaaagaaacaagaagaaataagaataaataacCTATTTTGCATCTCTAAATGCAGACAGAGAGCAACCTTACCTTAGAGGGATGGGGGTACAGTGTTGGGCAGCACCAACCTCGgcacagaggcagagcagcGCTATGTGTTTGGATCAGGCTCTGTTGACCCCCTGACCAAGCCCTAGGGCATGTTGCACTGTGATTTCTGCTGCACCAGTGAGAAATGTTGCAGATCATGTCACCCCTCTGCGGCCGTTTCTGTGCCAAGGAGATTGCTCCTGGCTTCtctcacagcagccacagccctgctgcctccaggCCTCCTGTGCTGCTAGCGAGCAAGCGCTGGTCTTTAATGCAGTTATTTTATCATCTCTTGGAAGCCTAGTAATCATGTTACAGCCATGACTGCATGCCCAGAAGGGAGCATTTTCATCATCTAACTCTGATTCTCCAGGTAACACAGCCCAGTAGGAGCTGCCTCACTTGAATTTACAAAATCCCCATCTCGCCAGAGCAGAAGGGGTTTGCTCTTGTAGTCCATCAGCCAGTCTGAACAAAGAAACCGAGCTGCTCCTTTGAGTTATAGGCCTATTAAACTCAGCAGAGCCTGAGATGTTCATTCCCATCACGACGTGTTTGTTGGCCAAGGTCTCCTGCCATGTTTGCAGGGTTAAAGTTAGGGCACGGCTTGGGTTTTAACCTCATCATTTTGTTGCTTACCTGGAAAAACCTCATAGATGTCATCTTCTTCCATCCCGTCATCTTGATTCAGGGTAGTGTTGTGAGATGCTGTGGTCATGGAGTCAGAACTCCCCACGTCATTGTAgagctcttcctcctcctcatcgTATGGGATAGTGAGGGAGCTCAGATCTGCTGGGAGAGAGCAAAGACGGTGGAGAAGAGCAGACTttgcccagctgcaggctggaatTTGCAGTGAGCTGAAATCAAGCAAGAAAGATTGAGCTGCTGTACTTGGTGCTCACTGTGCACCTTGCAGAGAGGGCTCTGTCCCCTCACTGACTGCACAGCTTAGCAGCAGAGGTGGAGAAAGGAGggctcctcatcctcctctgagctctgctgtgacCCCAGCAGGGCCTTGGGGATAAACAGGATCCTGCAGGGACTTGGCTTAAGGGCTGCAGGGATTTGCCCCAGTGATTGGGGTTGGCTTGGGCCAAGCTATCAGACTCACCCTTCAGGAGGAACTGGATCTGATCCACCCAATCTTCAGCCTCTGCTGGACTTGGGGCTGTGAACTGGAGAGAGGTTCACCTGTTACCATGCTGTTTCTTGAATGCACGAAGAGGAGGAAGATTTGGAACTAAAATAAGGGATTGAGTGCTTGGATCTGCTATTGTCTGtcctgggggctgtggggaagcCATTTCACTTCTTTATCTCCCTATTCCAAACAgggaagcagaagcagagcaaagctAGACTATCCCAAAGGAAGGCTGTCAAGCCTAATTCATTACAAGAATTCAGATGAAAACCACAATCCCTATTGAATATACAGCACTGACTGTGAACCGAGGCTCTAGATTCCAAAGTCTCCCTGAATCTCTGGGAGGAGCTGTGCATTGGACCACGTTTTTCATTGCACCAGGCTCAACAGATGGGAAGTTTAAATTCAGCAAGTCTCTGAAgtgcttatttaaaaacaggCTTTTCCAAACCCAGTGTTCTCATTGAACCCTTCTGCCCTTCGAGCACAAAGAGAGCCCAGGGTCACCTGCAGGTCCATGTGGAGGTGACTGGATGAGATGGAGAAGCACCAGCACCTTCTGCAGAgcttgttattattattatcatggTTCTTTTTGAACtcaggccatcctatgattcttgTTTTGTTGAACTGGAGACTGACGTTTGCAGGTTCACAGCCTCCCCAACCCTGCAGGTCCACCCAGTGCCTTGGGTCTGGCACCACGAGCTCCCAAGCTGCGATCAAACAACACCAAGGCTCCTCTTCTTCCCCCAGCTCCTACCTCATAGGTGCGTTTCCCAGGGCAGACTAATTCAAAACAGCATCTTCTGCGTGAGTCTTTGCGGAGATGGAAAGCCAGCCGGGCGCTATAATGCTCAATGGAGAAGGTGCCTTTAGGTTgcttgcctgggagaagagaaaaccCTCGTCAGTGGGGCAGATGTTTGTTGCCCACGCTGGGAAACTGAGCTCTATCATGTAGCACTGGGAGCAAATCTAAGcatccttcccccccccctgGAAATCTAAAGAGAACATTATAAAATCTTCATAAAGACACAGTAAAGAGGATGCAATTTTAAGCCTCCGGAGACGGCGAGCCGCCACTGAAAGGTTGCCAGGGTCACAGGGTTGTATGAGATGAGCTGCTTGTAATGAAGCAGAGACCACTGTGTACTTGGGGAAATATGATAGCAACGACTCTTGTGCTGGTAAGGAATTAGTGGGTCGGTGTGCAGGAAGAAATGCTTAGTGGGGCCTGGGAGGATTGGCCTATGGATGCTGTAGATGCACACACACGgccccagcagccaggctggagAGAGAGAACATCACTGCCATCGTTTGAGGCACGTTTATTTACCCCAGCTGGATAGCCAGCTCATTATTTCCTTATGAATCTTCTTGAGTAAGTGTGGGAGTGTGATTCGGGCAGCTGCCCTTAACTTTTTTATTTGGATGAAGCCCAGCCCTGTGAAAAACATTCAGTCCATCAGGAAGAGGTTTGCTTTACTCTGTTGCCTTCTGGAGACCGTTTGGGAGCTGACAGCTGTCCATCTCCCACCAGAACAATGCTGTGTCAGCTCTTGCATTCGAGCTCATCTGCAACCCTTTGCAAACAGCACCCAGCATCCTCAAAGGAGGtggaaaaaggcagagaagattCAGCTCCATCCCCATAAGCTGCTGGAGTTTGATGCAGAGTGGCCATTGCAAACCAAGgatgtatgtgtgtattttgCAAGCAGTTAACAGGCCACGATGCTGGATGGGTGGAACAGAGGAAGGCAGGCCATATATCTCATTGTGCTGGAGATATTAGCTGTCTGTTTGTATGTACCTGATGGAGCACgactgcaaaatatttatacacACTGACGTGTGGGTTATATACGGCCACTTAGGGGGCTGAAGCCCAGCTGATGGCTAATGGAAAGCTTGGTGTGTCACTTTATTTACATGCAGCTCAAGTCTTTCTCTTGTCTTGCTCCCTTCCTACAAAGACGTTGGGggactggaaataaaaaagcaagctgAGATACACTTTTCTACAAGAGCCTGTATGTTTTTTCTTGATAGGGAGTTACAGCCATCCTCTTCTTTGTcttatgcagaagaaaagaaagtgggGGTTCAGCAGGAGGAAGCTGAGATGACATCCAGGTCCCTTCAGTGCTTTTGGAAACTGCAGCCCACATCTTGGTTTTATCAGAGATGAACACTGAGGGCACGTTTGCTCCTTTTTACACTAATTGCCTCATTTGCCTTTGGGATCGAGTGCCCCGGGGGGCTCCTGGGGACCACATGCCCTCAAAGCCACCCTTTCCCAAAGGAGGACGTttccaggcactgctgtgctctgaatgAATGTCTGAATCCAGGTTTCTTCAGCCAAATCAATTCCTGAAACTCCAtcagctgcagggaaggaaatGGACCACAGCCTGTGCTCTTTTCTTGCCAGGTATCGGCCTGCCCTGTGGTCGAAGCTCTCATATCCCCTTTCCCAGCCTTATCCACACCTTCAGCCACTGCCCACAGTTTGGGGAATGGAGGCGGGTGCCTCATCACTTACTTTTCTCATTGGCATAGTAGTAAAAGGTCTTTCTGTGGAGGACACACCACCTCTTCTGCCACTCCGACCCGAAAAAGCTGTGGTCTAGAAGGGAAAAACACAACACAGGAATAAACACATTCATTGCTGTTCTTCTGCTGAACAAGGATCTCACACAAATGGGGTGggaaaagatttctgtttcCCAACAAAATTCAGGCAAGCAAGTTTAGGTGCAAAACCTCAACTAAAGCAAGGAGAGCAAGGCAGACTTAGCAGGAAAGAACACAGCTTTAGGTGAAACATTGCTAATTGAGCTTCAGGgtctttttctctgtaattgGAGCAAGCTACTGCATGCACAGGACCAGTGACACAGCTCAACTTATGAGCACAAGGAAGAAAGGGGTTGTTCTCACCCCATCCCACCTGTCATGCAGCAAACAGATCAAGCCGAAATCTGGGGAAATAATTTGTGTCTTTCACAAGAGTCACTAAAATCAAGATAAACCTGAGGCTGCCTCACTTCTCTCAGCTCGTTAACGTGTGTGATGCTACGAACCAGCTTCTCTTCAGCAGGGCTTTATCCTCATTAGGTATGGCTGGTTAGGATGGCACGTTTTGCCTCAGAGGACGAAGCCTCTGCTTAATCCAGATTCTGGGTTTTAATCTTTGTGCAGCTTGAGGATCTACGGAGGAGCATAAAGAAGGGCTGTGCTCTCCCTTTGCATCTGGTACATTAAGAAAGGTCTGAATGTCTGCTTGTGGCTCCTGAAGCCGCTGCAAATAAAGAGATATTTTCCTGCTTGTTCTTCATCTGACATTTTTTGCATTCTTGGTGATGACCTGAGCGTGCTGAGCTCTTCAGGATGGCTGTGAACCACAGCAGCTCATCCACCCAAAGCCTTCCCCCACCATCTCACTCACCACCTTCCTTCACCTCATCAGACAGAACAAAAGCCAGCCCAAATGGAGCCCCCCCAGCCTTGATGCACTCCTCAGGCCTCACCTCTGGATCTCTTCTCCAGATATCCTTGCTTCAGAATATTTCCTGTGTCTTCAACAGGCCTCGTTGTGATTTCCTCCATTCCTGCAAGCATCAAAGCAAAGCCTGGTCATTTCCAGTCCATGCCATGCAACCCATGTGCACACAGAGAGGAACAGATCCCTCCAAGACCTTCCAACTGTGCACACCCTTAGTAGATAGCACACTGCCCATAGGGGTCCTCCAAAGAGGCAGCTTGCCCACCTCAGTGCACCCTGCAAGCTTCATCCCTCCTCTCTCCGAGGGACTCACATTGATGGCACACATTACAAGTGGGTTTGGGGCTCAGCCCTCTGCCCAGGACACAGGTGGACAGggagctgagagcaggaggGAAATCCAGACCTTCATACAAATACTCTTATGTTtctcacaaggaaaacaaacacgGGTGTCGAAAAGGACCTAAATTCTCTCTCAGGGCTGCATTAAGAAGCAGGAGGTTGTTCCTAAGGTGGCAGTGCAGAATAACAGCACTTGCCACGTCCCCAAATTGGACCTTGGTGACCAACCCCAAAGGGCCCCACAGAGGTGCCAGCAGGGCCTGATATCACCTGCAGTGTCCCCAGGTGCTGGGCTGGCATCCCTCCATCAAGGTGGGGAAAAGCAGCCATGCAGGGAGCAAACCTTCCCAGCCTTTTCCATACAGCAGCATGATGCTCCCGACTGGCAGAAAAAGCACATTTCCTTCTCCAACCCGAGCCTCGACCCCTTCAGCTAATGCAAATCTGAATGTCATTTTATGGGACATTTATAATTATGAAAATGGGACGGTGCTGCCGGGTGCACAGGGAGACCCTGCGAGTATGAATATTACATTAATGTGCCCAACGCCAGCTCGCCGATCCCGCTGGCAGGAGCATAAAAAATGCTTGAGTGAAACTTTTATTTAGACGTTAAGATTCCAGGCCCCAGCGGGGTGACAGAGGCAGCCCTGGCGAGATCCCATCAGCGCGAGAGCTCGAATTGAATTACCCAGGGGGGGAAAGCAggagctgccagtgctgcttcgcttgtttaatttcatttactttcagtACATTATCAGCATGCGGCTTCCCTCTGCCCCCGCTCCCCAAGACTGAAAGAAATCGCCGCCTGCTCGTcgtgctgcagccccacagccctgccctgctttgAGCTGGGATTTTGCTGGTGGGCAGATCCCAAGTATTGGTGCCCCAGGTTTGGGAGCTGGCGGCCCTCTAAATGCAGCTTGGCTTtgctcagcatctcagcagcaTCGTCCCAAAACTCTGCCAGGATCCAGCAAAAGACACggcgctgctgcttcccaacAGGAGAATCAGAGCAAACGGAGGCACTCTCCTTCTTAAATACTCAGTGGCTGCTCAGACAAGCAAATACAATTAGGGAGGGCTTGCGAGGGCTGATTAGATTGCACGAGGCTCTGGCAATGTGAAGTTGTACAGAACATGACACGAacagcacagcctctctgaTGCAGCCCTGGCAGTGCAGAGCCAGGAGGATTAAATCTAGGGGAGGTGGGAGCCGTGGGGGTGTCCCTGTCCCTCCCtgcacccccagctgccccataATAGCAATCCAGATGGCTTCTGCTAGCAACAAATGGCTGAATTAACCTGCAAAGATCATCCCTGGGGTTTTATGTCTTTAAACTGTCCTAATGGACACTTGGAAAGCCAGGGGGGGGCCAGGTGGGACTGCAGCCCTCTCAGACTGAGGGTCCATTTGCTTGGGTGGCCTCGTTAGATCCTCCACCTCAGGGCACACAGCTCATAGGTAAACCCGAGCTCACTGCCCCATCTCTTCCAACCACAAAGAGCCACCCACCATTTATcaagacagagagaaaagaaaaagcctgaaATCCATCGCAGAGAACCAGCTGTGCCCTCCCTGACACACGGCCCCTCTTGGCAGCTCCTGCATTTCCGTGGGCAcgaaggtcccttccatctctattccttccccagcccacccagcccagcagaaggagcagaggaaCACTGGGATGCCCGCTGAGCATCGTGACCGTTCCAGCCCGTCCTCACCATGTCCTCAAAGCCCTCTGTGTTCCAGCACTCAGCCCTCTGCTCTCTGAGTCATGCACACCAGCTGCACCAAAtgtcacagcagctgcagccaaacCAGCCTGGGGGCTGCGCTCGTGCCCACACTGTCACATTAACTGAGCGTTCAAAGGGATGGAGCACGGAGGCTTGCAGCTAATTCCCAATCCTCTGGCTTATTCACCAAGCTCAGACGTGCCAAGAGCAGATTCTCCTCCAGGGGACTTCAATGGGAACACCCAAATACATTGCAAACCCAGAGTACAATCGGCTGTGATTTCCCAAAGCTCCCAGTGGTggctgcagtcttttttttccattggagCTAATGAGGataaaaagaatcagaaacagACAAACAACCCCTCCTGTCGCCTTCAAAGAGAGCTGAAGGGTTTTGCAAGTCCCACCGGCGACTGAAGCCATGGCCAACAGGCCCATGATGGCCAGGGCTGAGTGGTGGTGTGCAGAGGTTTGGTCCATTGGGAATTTCAACCCTACAGAAGCGAGCATCATTTGTAAGGATGGGAATGAAACGAGCAACTGGTTCAAAGAAAATGGGGGATTAAATGATTGCCAGAAGTAGAGCTGGTGCCAGACGGATTCTCTTGTGTTGagcaggaaaataagaaagcagatgaagaaaaaggtAAGGGGTGGTGAAGAAGATCTAGTTGGGCTTCGGCTTGACTTCTCATAAGAGGCTTGTAGGCAAAGCTCAGAGTGTAGGCATCCACCCCAGGATAACTGCCAAGACTGAAAGGTAATCAGCAAGCAGGAGGCAGTCAGAAATCAATGGAAATAATCGAGAGGAAATGATGAATTGATGAAATGATGATGTCAGGAGGGGCTCCCGAGCTCAGCAGCCCCAAATTTCCCCAAGGAATCCCagggttgcccagagagctcCTCGGAAAGCTGAAATCCCAGTGCTTCCTTTGGACAGACCCCCACTGGGCGCTACTCAATGTCCTCTTGTAGCAGCAACACAGAGCAGTATTGAAGGCAAGAACCAACATTAAGCAGtccccagcagctgtgggggCTTTGACAAGTGCTGACAGCCAGGAGTGAACACAAAATCCATGGAAGGGACTCAAGAAAACAGCACTTCTCACCTGAGGTTGAATGGTGCCCAATTAACGACGCTGTCCCTAAAGCTCTTATTGGATCACATCTAATGaccaaacagaaataaatagaggCGTACAGATGGACCGTTGTGAGGTGCCAAGTGAATGTTGGGtacactgctgtttttccagGGGAGTCCATGAATGTGGTTTGTATGATTGATAAGCAAACAAGAGAAGAGACGGGCGATGGCAGAGAGCTGACTGCAGGTCGGGCCCAGGAGGGTGGAAAAAACCTTCCAACTTCagcagttgttttttatttggtCTGGAAAATTCGACATCGAGTTTGAAGTCGAACCAACTTTGCCAAGGgaatagaggggaaaaagaaaaaaaaaaagaaaaaaaaaaagggaattcaAAGAGGAGGCAGAGAGCCTTTGGCCCAAAAGTTTCCTTCCAAATCGCTAAGTCtataattgcaaaataaaaaacactaaATCTCAATATCTATTTGCACAGCTCATTAGCCAAGGGCTTGCACTCAGCaaagagggagggaaaaaaaaacccctcagcACCAAGAGCATTTGGGGAGTTGCCATGGAAACCATCCCTTCGtagggctctgcagcagcaactTGCAGATTTGCTCTCGGTTGGGTCTgtccatccacccatccatgGGCTTCACCAGGATGCAGTTTCTTAAAGTCcttcaaaacacaaacaaacaaaaaacccaaccccaaaCTCCCCCCCAACCACACGCGCAGAAAAATGCAGCATATtagatacataaatatataaccTATGTAACTCATTCCCCTGTTATTTCTCTCCCCCAAACATAACATTATGTCAGACATTCGACCTGCTGTGCTACCGGGACAACATGATTTACAACGTGAAAAGGGAAAACCTAAATCATCACgtaatgaaaacattaaagttAATGCATCACAAGTGAGGAATTTATTACCATTAACTCCAATAAACAGTTATAAACCACCCGTCCTTTCCTGTCCACGCACGGGGACGCGGGCGCAGGGACTTCATTAAGctcaactttcttttcttcctcaccaGACCGCTCATGTGTGCCCCAATTGGCCACCATTTATTGTTAACTGGACTGCCTCATTTTCCGGGCACTGGAGAAGGTTTGAAGGCCTCATCCATTTCTTTCCACGGGTGGCTCGGCGCAGACAGATGGAATAGGAAAGTTCACGAGACGTGCAGCTCGATGAGTTTATTTAAACGCTGCTGAAATATATGCTTGACAAAAGCCAACTCTCGCCCCGGCTCTGTACGTCGTTACTCAAAGAGGCTGATGGATAAGTAATAACATATGGGCATGCTGTGTGGTTACACCGGATACCAGCTTACCTCAGGGTGCATTTGGCCAAATATTTGCTTCTCGCTGATGTTACCCCACCACCTTGGAAACCTAAACCCGTTATCCGAGGCTGTCCCAGGGCAATGGGGTTGGCTGTGCTCGGCATGCGACCGTCTGTCCCGCTCCTGTGCCCCGCAGTGCCTTTCAAGAGGGCTCCAGGGTTGCTGggatgggagctgcagggatgcaatAACACGTCGTCTGCTCGCTGCATCCCACCTCCATCCTGACTGCATTGCTGACACAAAAACACCGCTGGGTTCAACGGGAGCTGTGGAGATGATCCATGGCGCTCATGCCAATGAGAGAATcgtggaatggcttgggttggaagggatcttagaGCCCatcctgctgtgggctgtgtgcaCCCCACCAGAGGAGGCTGgttccatccagcctggccttgggcacctccagggatggagcatccacagcttttctggatCAGTGGCTCACCACCCTAAGTACAATCATGACATGAGGACAGTAGAATAGTGGTAGAAGAAGACTTCTAGCCAGGACGTGGTGCTCCTCCAGTGCACAAAATCCTGATCCCATGTTTGTCAGGGGACACCAGGAGCCCGCTGTGGGATGGGATGCGctggctgagcacagagctgcacccTATAGGTGACCACACACAGCTGGGGAGGATTTGGAGACGTTTCTCCTCTGTCTGCCCGTGTGCTGAGCTAAAATCAAAGCAGTGGAGCTCTACGTGTCGGGTTCAAGTCCAGAAATCCCTCTCACCTGGTGTCCCCAGCATGCAGGTGCTGCTATGAACCAACATAGGACAACTCCCTGCAGGCAGATGGGATTTTAGTGTGTACAGCCTCGCCAAGGCGGCACAAAGAGCAGGCAGACACCTGTTGGCTGCAGCCCATCTCGTGGCTTCAGCCTTTGACTCCTATCACAATTCCGTCCCACATCATCGTCAGCCTTGACACAAACGGTCCCTATAGATCACGGTGGAAAATGGAGAGGATTTAAGGAGAGAGGAGGGttggggaagaaagaaaaaaaaaaaaagaagtcaaacgAACGACACGCAATTCTTCAAGCGGAAACAATGGCAATATGAAGATGTATAGGTGTCAGCCATTCTGTAGGAGGCAGGAGGCTGTGCTCCTTTACCTCTTACCGTGTCACTCTCGTGACCTCTAccatttgaaatgctttgatTCCACCTTGCCCAGGGGATCTCTGAGCGCCGGGGAAGAGATGAGGAATGCCCGTGCCTGACCTCACCTCCACATTGTCTAACGACTGACGGCATAAATCAGTTTTTCCCCTCCGCAGACCCGAGTGTCAAGAAGCCATGTGAGAAGGCTGGAAATATTAAATGATTTCCCTGCGGGTTTTCATTGTTCCTTGGTTTCTCTCCTGTAACTGCAGGGCCGTGTTTCACACGAAGAACAACTTCTCCCCTGAGACCTCGCTGtgtgcacagagagcagaggggtGGGATAAGGGGGGGGGTCCTGCTCTGCCCATTCCAACCACACAGCCTCAATCTCCCACTTCCCTTTCATCTTTGGCCCAGCTCtactttttccccccctctcccccgTTTCCTACCTCGGAGTAATTGttagaaaagtaaaatcaaCAGGTCGTAAAATGATAAAAGCGCGTTCCCTGGCAAATCCCCCCCTTGGGCTCACTTCTCCTCTCGTTTTACACTGATAAAATGCCCCTGCCTTCCCTGGAGCCCTGTTGATTTACATCACGTACCTTGGATTACGAAAGAAACGTTGATTTTCTGATATCAACACAACATGAATCTAGACACACCCAGCCTAGCTCTGCTAGGAAAATAAAtcaggagcagagccagcaaCAGCTTATATACGAGTAATAGAGCTTCAACTACACCATACTGATACGGTAAGAGCAATCCAACCTCCTTAATGCAGATAGTTATATCCAAATAAAGGTGCTTTATGTCGGTATAAATTATTCCCTTCCCATTTAGGGATGCCTTTCTACAAAATGaatgtgctggagcagctgccaaTCTGGAAGCAGTGGTGTTGTTCAGGAGGAGCAAACTCAAGCGAAGCTCACATCGCTGCCACTCCTCACCCATGGCTCCGCGGGgtcccatcctcatcctcatcctcatcctcatcctcatcctcatcctcatcctcatcctcatcctcatcctcatcctcatcctcatcctcatcctcatcctcatccccaaCTTCACTTCATCCTCATTCTCACCCTTACTCTCATCCTTACCCTCACCCTCACCATCCTTACCCTCATCCTCATCCCTCTCCTCACCTTCACCCTCATTCTCATCCTTATCCTTATCCTCATCCACACCCTCACCATTCTCACCCTCATCCTCACTCTCACCCTCATCCTCACCCTCACCCTCATCCTCaccctcatcctcatcctcacccTCACCCTCACCCTCACCCTCACCCTCaccctcatcctcatcctcatcctcaccctcatcctcatcctcacccTCACCCTCaccctcatcctcatcctcatcctcacccTCATCCTCACCCTCACCCTCACCCTCACCCTCATCCTCACCCTCACCCTCACCCTCaccctcatcctcatcctcaccctcaccctcatcctcatcctcacccTCACCCTCaccctcatcctcatcctcatcctcatccccagcTTCATTTCATTCTCATCCTCAATCTCACCCTTACTCTCATCCTCACCTTCATCCTCATCCTTACCCTCATTCTCACCCTTACTCTCATCCTTACCCTCACCCTCACCCTCACCATCCTCACCTTCATCCTCACCCTCACCCTCACCCTTACTCTCATCCTTGCCCTCATTCTCATCCTCACCCTCACCCTCATTTTCACTTTCAcccttcctcatcctcatcctcacctTTATCCTCACCCTCCTGTTGCCCACTCTCCCATGGCTgagagatggggatggggacgcAGGGAGCGGCCACCAGTGAAGGCAGAGACAAACAGCAGAGCTTCCAGACGCATTTCAGATCGTACTTAACCTCAGCAttatttctgcacaaatgtgaCTCAGCAAAGGCGGTTTATACTGACAGGAGGCTTTGTACCACATGCTTTTTGCAGCCCTGAGTGCCTTTCGCTGGCTGTTAGTATCTTGTCTATCCGCAGCCATAATTGGCTCCATGTGTGGGTGAGGAACGGGATGGGAAGTGGGGCTTGGAGGCAGGAGGCTGAGATCTATGGGGAAGGGGCTGGTGGCACTGATGGTCCCACCCCAGCAGCAAAAGATGCTTTGGGAGCCCTTACAAGAAGCAAACTCTGCCAAGGTGAAAACATAGGAGAAATTCCTGAGTGCCTCCTTGCTGTAGCTGGGTTGAGCTCCTGGCGTTAGCAGCACAGTGTGGGACAGCCCAGCAAATGCAGACATCGCAGCTAACGGCCCCAGCTCTCCTTTTCCAACTGGGGATGGAAACTGGCACCCCAGCCCTGACCCTCCTCCACGGCACCAGGCGCAGCTCAGCCCCTCGCGGGCAGCGTCTGGAGCTCGTTAGAGGATCTGCTTTGGGACAaagatgtttccttttaaaacctCTGGCTCCTGTGGTTGGGAACCTAAGTGATGAAAGCAGCATTCTGGGTGGTGGCAGTCCCAGAACCGGAGCCCTGCATGGGTTGATTGAACTCCAAGTGATTTAAATCACCAATTTTAACGACGATCTAAATCATCGAGCGAGACGTCTTGATTGAAATCATCcattttaatgttgttttgcATTCATACTTTCTGATTC from Lagopus muta isolate bLagMut1 chromosome 25, bLagMut1 primary, whole genome shotgun sequence carries:
- the SKAP1 gene encoding src kinase-associated phosphoprotein 1 isoform X2 — protein: MIPEDIQRLLEDAECFLVDGLQNENLSPRAREQRNTILYGFQQARARYHLEFLPRGENQHDAGFGQDSSDENQSWSLAPSVTSEVSLPLDLQDDGMEEITTRPVEDTGNILKQGYLEKRSRDHSFFGSEWQKRWCVLHRKTFYYYANEKSKQPKGTFSIEHYSARLAFHLRKDSRRRCCFELVCPGKRTYEFTAPSPAEAEDWVDQIQFLLKDLSSLTIPYDEEEEELYNDVGSSDSMTTASHNTTLNQDDGMEEDDIYEVFPGRDFANYYQGVWDCSGEHPNELSFHRGDLIYILSKEYNMYGWWVGELNSTVGIVPKDYLAAAYELEER